From Bradyrhizobium symbiodeficiens, the proteins below share one genomic window:
- a CDS encoding porin → MKVVKSLLLGTAAGLIAVGGAQAADLPVKAKAIEYVKICSLYGAGFYYIPGTDTCIKLGGYLRAEVALNSGGHYNGQFSGVAGGHDRLSNYYSMRSRQDLNIDTRTATEYGVVRTFFDATFTWTSGSYAGAGTGATGGATAYDSAPAGTSGSGSVSGGALGVYFAFIQFAGFTMGKAVSQFDAPWTNYPGNNFDGLVGGGGTVTGVNQFTYTADFGQGITAAISAQDQVAYGQTNIWNTTGATAGGIVGGAYGLNDIGGTRSPDIIGMVRVDQAWGLFQASVAAHDNHAGYYGASETTGAASDKWGWAAALALSIKNIPTGAGDVLNIQGVYTEGASRYNFQSLATTSYSMFSGSGNGAYQSVGFAGVSDAVFGAGTGLELTKTFGMRGAFTHNWNAYWNSALYGAYGAVRYSGTAKGLICGSAGMAALALTGTCNPDFDIAQVGFITRWTPVKNLTFSGDFNWTRIDQKYSGTVAYGGSAATAKPAAVYELKDQDSFTLLLRAQRNW, encoded by the coding sequence ATGAAAGTGGTGAAGAGCCTTTTGCTCGGCACTGCGGCGGGTCTGATCGCCGTCGGTGGAGCCCAGGCGGCCGATCTTCCGGTCAAGGCCAAGGCGATCGAGTACGTGAAGATCTGCTCGCTGTACGGAGCGGGTTTCTACTACATCCCGGGCACCGACACCTGCATCAAGCTGGGCGGTTATCTGCGTGCCGAAGTCGCGCTCAACTCGGGCGGTCACTACAATGGCCAGTTCAGCGGTGTCGCAGGTGGGCACGACCGTCTGAGCAACTACTACAGCATGCGTTCTCGTCAAGATCTCAACATCGATACGCGCACCGCGACCGAGTATGGCGTGGTCCGCACCTTCTTCGATGCGACATTCACCTGGACGTCGGGAAGCTATGCCGGTGCAGGCACGGGTGCTACCGGAGGCGCCACCGCCTATGATTCGGCCCCGGCAGGAACGAGCGGTTCGGGCTCGGTCTCCGGCGGTGCGCTTGGCGTCTACTTCGCTTTCATCCAGTTCGCCGGATTCACGATGGGTAAGGCAGTGTCGCAGTTCGACGCACCTTGGACCAACTATCCCGGCAACAACTTCGACGGTCTCGTCGGTGGCGGCGGCACGGTTACGGGTGTCAACCAGTTCACCTATACCGCTGACTTCGGTCAGGGTATCACGGCGGCTATCTCGGCGCAGGACCAGGTTGCCTACGGCCAGACGAACATCTGGAACACCACGGGCGCGACCGCTGGCGGCATCGTCGGTGGTGCTTACGGTCTGAACGACATCGGCGGTACGCGGTCGCCCGACATCATCGGCATGGTGCGTGTCGACCAGGCGTGGGGCCTGTTCCAGGCGTCGGTTGCGGCGCACGACAACCACGCCGGTTACTATGGCGCCAGCGAAACTACCGGAGCAGCGTCGGACAAGTGGGGTTGGGCTGCTGCGCTGGCCTTGTCGATCAAGAACATCCCGACAGGCGCGGGTGACGTGCTCAACATCCAGGGCGTCTACACCGAGGGTGCGAGCCGCTACAACTTCCAGAGCCTGGCGACGACGAGCTACTCCATGTTCAGTGGCAGCGGCAATGGCGCTTACCAGAGCGTCGGCTTCGCTGGTGTGTCCGACGCCGTATTCGGGGCCGGCACGGGCCTCGAACTCACCAAGACTTTCGGCATGCGCGGTGCGTTCACCCACAATTGGAATGCGTACTGGAACTCGGCTCTCTACGGTGCGTACGGTGCCGTCCGTTACAGCGGCACTGCGAAGGGTCTGATCTGCGGCAGCGCAGGCATGGCCGCTCTGGCTCTGACCGGCACTTGCAATCCGGACTTCGACATCGCTCAGGTGGGCTTCATCACCCGCTGGACTCCGGTCAAGAACCTGACGTTCTCGGGTGATTTCAACTGGACCAGGATCGACCAGAAGTATTCCGGCACGGTTGCTTACGGTGGAAGCGCGGCCACTGCCAAGCCTGCAGCCGTCTACGAGTTGAAGGATCAGGACAGCTTCACCCTGCTGCTGCGCGCCCAGCGCAACTGGTGA
- a CDS encoding MarR family winged helix-turn-helix transcriptional regulator — MSATRKEGARLRSIGNLDIIRRFTWEISSINMYLEELRQFWAKTLGISGPQWLILMAISDLDKDDGIPVNVVSKLLHVDPSFVTTQSKLLEKKGLLRRRPSPTDARVVRLSLADKTQKHIASLNEQYKTIREFVFQGFDEDELTEFTGKLATLKNRLQKACVRISIDF; from the coding sequence GTGTCCGCGACGAGGAAAGAAGGAGCGCGCCTGCGCTCGATCGGCAACCTGGATATCATCAGGCGCTTCACCTGGGAGATCTCGTCGATCAACATGTATCTGGAAGAGCTGCGTCAGTTCTGGGCGAAGACGCTCGGCATCAGCGGCCCGCAATGGCTGATCCTGATGGCCATCTCCGACCTCGACAAGGACGACGGCATTCCGGTCAACGTCGTCTCCAAGCTGCTCCACGTCGATCCATCCTTCGTCACCACCCAGTCCAAGCTGCTCGAGAAGAAGGGCCTGCTCCGCCGTCGTCCCTCCCCGACCGACGCCCGCGTGGTGCGGCTGTCGCTCGCCGACAAGACCCAGAAGCACATCGCGAGCCTCAACGAGCAGTACAAGACGATCCGCGAATTCGTCTTCCAGGGGTTCGATGAGGACGAATTGACGGAATTCACCGGCAAGCTCGCGACGCTGAAGAATCGCCTGCAGAAAGCCTGCGTCCGGATCTCGATCGACTTCTGA
- a CDS encoding GcrA family cell cycle regulator produces MPVLSPTWTDERIELLKQHFEAGLSCREIAADIGVSRNAVIGKLSRLNLTRGRTIDDRKVQDRPARAPRTVPRLQYEMLATIYGDTDAPVVAGPIDEANRCSLLELSENRCRWPISTPGAEDFCFCGNSAPDSQPYCSGHSRLAYRPNGRARVMRG; encoded by the coding sequence ATGCCTGTTCTTTCGCCCACCTGGACCGACGAACGAATTGAACTTCTGAAGCAGCACTTCGAGGCCGGCCTCTCGTGCCGCGAGATCGCCGCCGACATCGGAGTCAGCCGCAATGCCGTGATCGGCAAGCTGTCCCGCCTCAATCTCACGCGCGGCCGCACCATCGACGACCGCAAGGTTCAGGACCGGCCGGCGCGGGCGCCGAGAACCGTGCCGCGGCTGCAATACGAGATGCTCGCCACGATCTATGGCGACACCGACGCGCCGGTCGTGGCCGGGCCGATCGACGAGGCCAATCGCTGCTCGCTGCTGGAGCTCTCGGAGAACCGCTGCCGCTGGCCGATCTCGACGCCGGGCGCCGAGGATTTCTGCTTCTGCGGCAATTCCGCGCCGGACAGCCAGCCCTATTGCAGCGGCCACAGCCGCCTCGCCTACCGGCCGAACGGACGGGCCCGCGTGATGCGTGGCTGA